Proteins from a single region of Starkeya sp. ORNL1:
- a CDS encoding ABC transporter permease: MSDLGIERATPLTAALALGDDRRLLSDAGRLLAPLWRRASTLLIALLLPAALVAVWSLAVRWEVLAPQILPAPGLVWQTLVDLVVSGQLFSELAVSLGRVAAGVVAGGLLGLGFGIAFGVSPRFEAYVSPTVRAIFLVPSLGWLPFFMLIFGIGETLKIVLIAKTCFLPPMVNAFDAIRALPDKYRDVARVLELDHRATLRYVVLPAVLPAVATGFRLALSKGWKALILVEMISSAAGIGYLMMWGRKSFQLDVVFATMVVIGLVGWALDHGLFKLQQRATGWSFHSAE; this comes from the coding sequence ATGTCCGATCTCGGGATTGAGCGCGCAACCCCGCTCACCGCCGCCTTGGCGCTCGGCGACGACCGCCGGCTGTTGAGCGATGCCGGGCGGCTGCTCGCCCCGCTCTGGCGCCGGGCATCCACCCTCCTGATCGCGCTGCTGCTGCCGGCGGCGCTGGTTGCGGTGTGGTCGCTGGCGGTGCGCTGGGAAGTGCTGGCGCCGCAGATCCTGCCTGCGCCCGGTCTCGTCTGGCAGACGTTGGTCGATCTCGTCGTCTCCGGGCAGTTGTTCTCCGAGCTGGCGGTGAGCCTCGGCCGGGTTGCCGCGGGCGTTGTCGCCGGCGGCCTGCTGGGCCTCGGCTTCGGCATCGCCTTCGGCGTGTCGCCCCGCTTCGAGGCCTATGTCTCGCCCACCGTGCGGGCGATCTTCCTGGTGCCCTCGCTTGGCTGGCTGCCGTTCTTCATGCTGATCTTCGGCATTGGCGAGACGCTGAAGATCGTGCTGATCGCCAAGACCTGCTTCCTGCCGCCGATGGTCAATGCCTTCGACGCCATCCGCGCGCTGCCCGACAAGTATCGCGACGTCGCCCGCGTGCTGGAGCTCGATCACCGCGCCACGCTGCGCTACGTCGTGCTGCCCGCGGTGCTGCCGGCGGTCGCCACCGGCTTTCGCCTCGCGCTGAGCAAGGGCTGGAAGGCGCTGATCCTGGTGGAGATGATCTCTTCGGCCGCCGGCATCGGCTATCTGATGATGTGGGGCCGCAAGTCGTTTCAGCTCGATGTGGTGTTCGCCACCATGGTGGTGATCGGCCTGGTCGGCTGGGCGCTCGACCATGGCCTGTTCAAGCTGCAGCAGCGGGCCACCGGCTGGTCCTTCCACAGCGCCGAGTGA
- a CDS encoding ferredoxin family protein, with product MIEVVSDTRCIACDICVRACPANVFDAVPEAAPVIARQQDCQTCFLCEIYCPVDALYVHPNAERPTGITEQHVTERGLFGSYARGLGWRRGKAAGADEDPTFQLRAFL from the coding sequence ATGATCGAGGTGGTCTCCGATACGCGCTGCATCGCCTGCGATATATGCGTGCGCGCCTGCCCGGCGAACGTGTTTGACGCGGTGCCCGAGGCGGCGCCGGTGATCGCCCGCCAGCAGGACTGCCAGACCTGCTTCCTGTGCGAGATCTATTGCCCGGTGGATGCGCTCTATGTGCATCCGAATGCCGAGCGCCCGACCGGAATCACCGAGCAACACGTCACCGAGCGCGGCCTGTTCGGCTCCTATGCGCGCGGGCTCGGCTGGCGCCGCGGCAAGGCCGCCGGTGCGGACGAAGACCCGACCTTCCAGCTCCGTGCCTTCCTGTGA